The Pseudarthrobacter defluvii DNA window TCCCAAACTCCAGCACGACAATCCGGTCTGTCACACCCATCACGAGCTTCATGTCGTGCTCAATCAGCAGCACGGTGTAACCCTCGTCCCTGATGGTGCGGATCAGGGCCATCAGTTCTTCCTTCTCTGCCGGGTTGAACCCGGCAGCCGGCTCGTCAAGGCACAGCACCTTGGGGTCGGTGGCAAGTGCACGTGCGATTTCGAGCCTGCGCTGGTAACCGTACGGCAGCTGCCGGGACAGGACATGGGCATGGCTGCCGATGCCCACGAAGTCCAGGAGGGCCATACCGCGCTCGATGGCCGATTTTTCCTCCTTGATGTGGGTAGGAAGGCGCAGCAATGCCCCACCAACGCTGGTGCGGTGCCGCGCGTCCAGGCCCACCACCACGTTCTCCAGAGCTGTCATTTCACCGAACAGGCGGATGTTCTGGAACGTGCGCGACAGGCCCAGGCGGGTGATCTTGTGCTGCTTGATGCCGTTCAGGACCTGGCCTTCCAGGACCACTTTGCCGCTGGTGGGCTTGTAGACGCCGGTCATCGCGTTGAAGCAGGTGGTCTTGCCGGCGCCGTTGGGTCCAATAAGTCCCAGGATCTCGCCCCGCCTGATGTTGAAGCTGATGTTGTCCAGCGCCAACAGGCCACCGAATTTGATGGTCAGGTTCTGCACCTCGACGATGTTGTCGCCCACCTTGACCGCGATGTCGCGGTCGGGCGCCACTTTCTCCGCCAGTTCCTGGTCAACCCCTGCCTCGGCCAGGGCATCCATGTCGATGTCCGGCGCGACGGGGGCCGTGGCGCTTTCCTGGGCCGCGCCGTCGTGTTCCGGCTGCTCGTCAACGCTGCTGGAGCCGGCGTGCCTTTCCTCGGAGCTCATGCCTCCGCTCCTCTCTGGCCAACGGCGCGGGCATCGGGGCCCGCCGGGTTGTCCGTGTCGTTGGGTTTGATGGCGTCACGGCTGGTGACCTTGTTCAGTGCCGTCCGGCCGTAGGCGAGCAGCCGCTGACGTGCCGGGAGCAGGCCTTGGGAACGGAAGATCATGATCAGCACCAGCGCGATCCCGAAGATCAGGTATTTGTACTCGGCGATGGCCGTGAACCGGAGCGGGATGTAGCTCACCAGGGCCCCGCCCAGGATGGCGCCCACCTTGTTGCCTGCACCGCCGAGCACGACGGCGGCGAGGAACAGGATGGATGTGGTGACGTCGAATTTCTGGTTGTTGACGAAGCCCACCTGGCCGGCGAACAGGGCGCCGGAAAGGCCGCCGACGGCAGCACCGATGGCGAAGGCCCACACCTTGTACTTGAAGGTGGGAACACCCATGATTTCCGCGGCGTCCTCATCTTCACGGATGGCGATCCAGGCGCGGCCCACCCGGCTCCGTTCCAGGTTGCCTACCAGCAGGGTGACGATGATGATGATGGTCAAGGTCAGCCAGTACCAGGGCACACCGTTTGAGTTGGAGAAAATGGGCTGGCCGTCAGCCCCGTCACCCGGCGGATGGCCGACGTTCTGGAAGCCCACCTGGCCCTTCATGGCCGGGATGATCGTGGCCAGGATGCGGATGATCTCGCCGAAGCCGAGCGTCACGATGGCGAGGTAGTCGCCCCTGAGCCGGAGTGTGGGCACGCCCAGCATGACGCCAAAGAACATGGTGACGGCCATGGCCACAGGAAGCGTCCACAGATAAGGGATGTGCAGGTACGGCGAATCCGGGCTGGTCAGCATGGCGGCAACGTACGAACCCACCGCGAAGAAGGCGACGTAGCCCAGGTCCAGCAGGCCGGCGTACCCCACCACGATGTTGAGGCCGACGGCGATCAGAGCAAACCGCGCCATGTCGAAACACGCCAGGGCGAAGTTGTTGCCGGGTTCGGTTGTGATGATGGGTGGGTTGATCAACGGCAGCAGGTAGGCCAGGACCACCACGATGACCAGGAATGCCCACTGCTGTTGGCGGGACAGGGCGTGCCAGCGGTCGGAGAAGTAGCCGGGCTTGCGTTTACCCTGCTGCCGGAGCGCGCTCCTGCCCGGAGCTTTGGCCGAGGCTTCGCGGTCCTCTGCTGCCTGTTCCGCGGCGACTGTCGGTAGCGGCGTGGGGCCGTCCGTCATACTCATGCTTTGCTCCTTCCAAGGGAGGTGCCCAGGATGCCTTCGGGCCGCAGCAGCAGCACGAGCACGAGCACCACGAACGCCACGACGTCGGTCCACTGTGAGTTGCCCAGCAGGATCTGGCCGTAGTTGCCGATCAGGCCGAGCAGCA harbors:
- a CDS encoding branched-chain amino acid ABC transporter permease, which produces MSMTDGPTPLPTVAAEQAAEDREASAKAPGRSALRQQGKRKPGYFSDRWHALSRQQQWAFLVIVVVLAYLLPLINPPIITTEPGNNFALACFDMARFALIAVGLNIVVGYAGLLDLGYVAFFAVGSYVAAMLTSPDSPYLHIPYLWTLPVAMAVTMFFGVMLGVPTLRLRGDYLAIVTLGFGEIIRILATIIPAMKGQVGFQNVGHPPGDGADGQPIFSNSNGVPWYWLTLTIIIIVTLLVGNLERSRVGRAWIAIREDEDAAEIMGVPTFKYKVWAFAIGAAVGGLSGALFAGQVGFVNNQKFDVTTSILFLAAVVLGGAGNKVGAILGGALVSYIPLRFTAIAEYKYLIFGIALVLIMIFRSQGLLPARQRLLAYGRTALNKVTSRDAIKPNDTDNPAGPDARAVGQRGAEA
- a CDS encoding ABC transporter ATP-binding protein; translated protein: MSSEERHAGSSSVDEQPEHDGAAQESATAPVAPDIDMDALAEAGVDQELAEKVAPDRDIAVKVGDNIVEVQNLTIKFGGLLALDNISFNIRRGEILGLIGPNGAGKTTCFNAMTGVYKPTSGKVVLEGQVLNGIKQHKITRLGLSRTFQNIRLFGEMTALENVVVGLDARHRTSVGGALLRLPTHIKEEKSAIERGMALLDFVGIGSHAHVLSRQLPYGYQRRLEIARALATDPKVLCLDEPAAGFNPAEKEELMALIRTIRDEGYTVLLIEHDMKLVMGVTDRIVVLEFGKKIADGLPREIREDPRVIAAYLGEPEDDVA